The following are from one region of the Mangifera indica cultivar Alphonso chromosome 14, CATAS_Mindica_2.1, whole genome shotgun sequence genome:
- the LOC123197022 gene encoding uncharacterized protein LOC123197022, whose translation MIFQGQFPDHLFHNLKMLEIMNDRSENFPLGILETFRCLEKLEVRSSSYRGIFPNGDAVRHAPMLESIKSLKLWKLPDLKCIWEQESEADSILQNLEILEVWWCDDLINLVPSSVSFQNLTILELWCCRRLKSLLAPSTAKSLVRLEKIGIEGCEMMTEIIASEVDVGEHEIIFRKLKFLSLENLECLVSFCSGNSTFTFPSLEDLFVIECPMMKIFSTGVLETPMLNKVRQNQEVDEGFWQGDLNATIKWLSKEKNVQNFEEGCDHPFIYHVE comes from the exons ATGATATTCCAGGGCCAATTCCCAGATCACCTTTTTCACAATCTTAAAATGCTTGAGATCATGAATGATAGGTCAGAAAATTTCCCACTTGGTATCCTTGAGACATTTCGCTGTCTGGAAAAGCTTGAAGTAAGATCAAGTTCATACAGAGGGATATTCCCTAATGGAGACGCTGTGAGACATGCTCCAATGCTTGAAAGCATAAAAAGTTTGAAGTTGTGGAAACTTCCTGATCTGAAGTGCATCTGGGAACAAGAATCTGAAGCAGATTctattcttcaaaatcttgagATTCTGGAAGTATGGTGGTGTGATGATTTGATTAATCTGGTGCCATCCTCAGTTTCTTTccaaaatcttacaattttggAGTTATGGTGTTGCAGAAGATTGAAAAGCCTTCTAGCACCATCCACAGCCAAAAGTCTTGTGAGACTCGAAAAAATAGGTATAGAAGGATGTGAAATGATGACAGAAATAATAGCAAGTGAGGTAGATGTGGGAGAACATGAGATTATTTTCAGAAAATTGAAGTTTTTGTCACTTGAAAATTTAGAATGTCTCGTAAGTTTCTGTTCTGGCAATAGCACCTTCACATTCCCATCTCTGGAAGATTTGTTTGTGATAGAATGTCCCATGATGAAGATTTTCTCTACAGGAGTCTTAGAGACACCAATGCTAAATAAAGTTAGACAAAATCAGGAAGTAGATGAAGGGTTTTGGCAAGGCGACCTCAACGCAACCATAAAATGGttaagcaaagaaaag AATGTCCAGAATTTTGAAGAAGGTTGTGATCATCCTTTTATTTATCATGTGGAGTAA
- the LOC123196644 gene encoding uncharacterized protein LOC123196644, whose product MGTVPEQHLSYSSIEVPLLRPAPGLEHEQGLEPVVLDSVGMASTSRGKDESTSAVSGHFEVKSERLLSALATSPAPEPVVMASTSESKDPWRSAILDFEAESERVQAAGTSLTQEAVAWASSCGSKYEPTSAVAGHFEVRDEKIKASDTTSLTFGYQAPTSSLEIVEEDVVPFPPQIGKPSQRSSTASPSLLRSSATAPALVLSNSGKNIDQAEKKKYVKQVTGHHSDTELHLAAQRGDLGAVKQILTDIDSQMVDTLSGADFDAEVAEIRASVVNEVNDFGETALFTAADKGHIEVVKELLKYLTKEGLTRKNKSMLDPLHIAAIRGHHAIVQLLQDLDPSSEIVEEDVVPFPPQMGTPPARKSEIQIVSLEAREKMPSIYNMESEIIPSQTEGEHKMKCRLKASAQQSVTVATKEAIEVAVEHLNVENEISMEDQLLQESVLFAKKSIKTTVQKIFSHINNVRTTKIAVIGTGGIGKTTVLKALINFPGTKGMFDVVISVPVSRSWNTRKVQTRF is encoded by the exons ATGGGGACAGTACCAGAGCAGCACTTGTCGTATTCTTCAATTGAAGTTCCTTTGCTTCGTCCAGCTCCAGGGCTTGAACATGAACAGGGTTTGGAACCTGTGGTATTAGACTCTGTAGGGATGGCATCAACTTCCAGAGGTAAAGATGAGTCGACTTCTGCTGTATCAGGTCACTTTGAGGTTAAGAGTGAGAGATTGCTGAGTGCTCTCGCAACATCTCCGGCACCAGAACCTGTGGTAATGGCTTCAACTTCTGAAAGTAAAGATCCATGGCGTTCTGCTATTTTGGATTTTGAGGCTGAAAGTGAGAGAGTACAAGCTGCAGGTACATCTCTGACACAGGAAGCTGTCGCGTGGGCTTCATCTTGTGGAAGTAAATATGAGCCAACTTCTGCTGTGGCAGGTCACTTTGAGGTTCGGGATGAGAAAATAAAAGCTTCAGATACAACATCTCTGACCTTTGGGTATCAGGCTCCTACATCAAGCTTGGAGATTGTGGAAGAAGATGTGGTGCCATTTCCTCCACAAATAGGTAAACCTTCGCAGAGGTCATCGACAGCTTCACCATCCCTTTTACGTTCTTCAGCAACAGCACCAGCTTTGGTCCTTTCCAACTCAGGTAAAAACATAGACCAAGCAGAAAAGAAGAAGTATGTGAAACAAGTAACAGGTCATCACAGTGACACTGAGCTGCATTTGGCTGCTCAGCGTGGAGATTTAGGAGCAGTTAAACAGATTCTTACTGACATAGATTCCCAAATGGTGGATACCTTAAGTGGGGCTGATTTTGATGCAGAAGTTGCAGAGATAAGGGCATCAGTTGTGAATGAGGTGAATGACTTTGGGGAAACTGCACTTTTTACAGCTGCTGATAAAGGGCATATAGAAGTTGTGAAGGAGTTGTTGAAGTATTTGACCAAAGAGGGTCTTACAAGGAAGAATAAGTCCATGCTTGATCCCTTGCATATTGCTGCAATCAGAGGGCATCATG CAATTGTCCAACTGTTACAAGATCTTGATCCCAGCTCAGAGATTGTGGAAGAAGATGTGGTGCCATTTCCTCCACAAATGGGTACACCGCCAGCTCGTAAATCTGAAATTCAGATTGTATCTCTTGAAGCAAGAGAAAAGATGCCATCTATTTATAACATGGAATCTGAGATTATACCTTCTCAAACTGAAGGAGAGCATAAGATGAAGTGCAGATTGAAGGCAAGTGCCCAGCAATCAGTTACGGTTGCCACAAAAGAAGCCATTGAAGTTGCAGTAGAACATCTCAACgtagaaaatgaaatttcaatGGAAGATCAGTTGTTGCAAGAATCAGTTTTATTTGCAAAGAAATCAATTAAGACAACTGTACAGAAGATTTTCAGCCACATAAATAATGTTAGAACTACAAAAATTGCTGTTATTGGAACTGGTGGTATTGGAAAGACTACTGTGCTCAAGGCCTTGATCAACTTCCCAGGCACAAAAGGTATGTTTGATGTGGTAATTTCAGTGCCTGTTTCTAGATCTTGGAACACAAGAAAGGTCCAAACGAGGTTTTAA
- the LOC123195672 gene encoding probable disease resistance protein At4g27220, translated as MNLFKVVEVKSISWKEARELFYEQVSRDIPLSDVKSFAETIVKGCGGLPLLIIVTGRALGEKNDVSIWKDASKKFSLHKTSRKCQIEDSCFLHCALFSEAQEVSINKFIEYCIQEGLITGAQADAHRRGRYIVDILIHASFLQVTEGGSSIKMHDLIRDLALGIISSMPKDIQFPLGAEGIQFLLSAYSRSIELPNAGGSSSSRSLNILESSRLCIPEGNQFLLRVGAGLTEPPLTEEWKQAKMMFLSDNELSMLPEKPNCPELLALFLQRNRLLRVIPPSFFDCMTSLKVLNLSETRIRSLPERLFKLKNLLILIVCDCKRLFMLPSDVGSLLCLEVLDLRGTKIKVLPDKIGELTSLKRLAVSFYGSIDDSEYVKLPCHLILSGIISKLRNLDTLSIVLYPGDERWHEDVKYVKTEVSKLKNLKFLCFHFPEVEHVQEFLTESEPWKKRLLTEFKFVVGRNVKSISSQVPEYLEYDYNQQGQCLRFVNGEKKPDEVLQILARSTAFYLDNHLDIESLSNFGVGNINGLKFCIISDCPKVKMVVHVDEVKKDTNTVFPFLETLSIHHLWNLTAIWEGILPERSFAQLRILSLHGCPKMEYVFRSSMIQYLCKLEELIIEDCQAIEQIIFNDEIADSCSVSLPSLKKLTLHYLPGLITISSSPWPQLEYVSFYCCPNLKKIDADPRFKDVIIKAEKSWWDALEWEDDELRLHIENYSTIIFQDHL; from the exons ATGAATTTGTTTAAGGTGGTTGAAGTAAAAAGTATCTCTTGGAAGGAAGCTAGGGAACTGTTCTATGAACAAGTGAGTAGAGACATTCCACTGTCAGATGTCAAGTCCTTTGCTGAAACTATAGTTAAGGGCTGTGGTGGTTTGCCACTGCTGATTATTGTTACTGGAAGAGccttaggagagaaaaatgatgTTTCCATATGGAAGGATGCTTCAAAAAAATTCTCACTGCATAAAACTTCTAGAAAATGTCAAATTGAAGAT AGTTGTTTCCTCCACTGTGCTCTATTTTCAGAAGCTCAGGAGGtcagtataaataaattcatagaATATTGTATACAAGAAGGTTTAATCACTGGTGCTCAAGCTGATGCACATAGAAGGGGTCGTTATATAGTTGATATTCTTATACATGCTTCATTTTTACAAGTTACTGAAGGTGGAAGTTCCATCAAAATGCATGATTTAATCAGAGATTTAGCATTAGGAATCATATCTTCAATGCCAAAAGATATTCAGTTTCCGTTGGGAGCAGAAGGAATTCAGTTTCTGTTGAGTGCTTATTCAAGATCAATCGAACTACCTAATGCGGGAGGTAGTTCATCATCAAGATCATTGAACATCCTTGAAAGCAGTAGATTGTGTATACCAGAAGGTAATCAATTTCTGTTGAGAGTTGGAGCAGGTCTAACAGAACCTCCTTTGACGGAAGAGTGGAAACAGGCCAAAATGATGTTTTTGAGTGATAATGAGTTATCCATGTTACCTGAGAAACCAAATTGCCCTGAACTTTTGGCATTGTTCTTACAAAGAAACCGGTTGCTGAGAGTGATACCTCCATCCTTTTTTGACTGCATGACCTCTCTCAAAGTGTTGAATCTATCTGAGACTAGAATAAGGTCCTTGCCAGAGAGACTGTTTAAGCTTAAAAACCTCCTAATTCTCATTGTATGTGATTGTAAACGTCTGTTTATGCTTCCCTCTGATGTTGGATCTCTTCTTTGTCTTGAGGTGCTTGATCTCCGAGGCactaaaattaaagttttgccTGATAAGATTGGTGAATTGACATCCCTGAAACGTTTGGCAGTGTCCTTCTATGGATCTATCGATGACAGTGAATATGTTAAATTGCCATGTCATTTGATTTTGAGTGGCATTATATCAAAGTTGCGTAATTTGGACACCTTGAGTATTGTTCTTTATCCAGGGGATGAAAGGTGGCATGAGGATGTCAAGTATGTCAAAACTGAAGTCAGCAAGttgaaaaatttgaagtttctCTGTTTTCATTTCCCAGAAGTTGAGCATGTCCAAGAATTCCTCACAGAAAGCGAACCATGGAAGAAGAGACTCTTAACGGAGTTCAAGTTTGTGGTTGGCCGCAATGTCAAGAGTATTTCTTCTCAGGTCCCAGAGTATTTGGAATATGATTATAATCAGCAGGGTCAATGCTTGAGATTTGTAAATGGTGAAAAGAAACCTGATGAAGTTCTTCAAATATTAGCTCGCAGCACTGCTTTCTATTTGGATAATCATCTTGACATTGAGAGCCTTTCCAACTTTGGTGTTGGCAATATCAATGGGTTGAAGTTTTGTATAATAAGTGATTGCCCCAAGGTTAAAATGGTTGTGCATGTGGATGAAGTGAAAAAAGATACTAATACTGTTTTTCCTTTCCTAGAGACCTTAAGTATCCATCATTTGTGGAATTTAACAGCTATTTGGGAGGGGATTCTACCAGAACGAAGTTTTGCTCAGTTAAGAATTTTGTCACTGCATGGATGTCCAAAGATGGAGTATGTTTTTAGAAGTTCAATGATTCAGTATCTCTGTAAATTAGAGGAACTGATTATCGAAGATTGTCAAGCCATCGAACAAATCATATTCAATGATGAGATAGCAGATTCATGTTCTGTTTCACTTCCCAGTTTGAAGAAGTTAACACTTCACTATCTGCCTGGATTGATTACCATTTCGAGTAGTCCCTGGCCGCAATTAGAATATGTCAGCTTCTACTGTTGCCCAAACTTGAAGAAGATTGATGCTGATCCCAGGTTCAAAGATGTAATAATAAAGGCTGAGAAGAGTTGGTGGGATGCGTTAGAGTGGGAAGATGATGAATTGCGGTTGCACATTGAAAACTACTCCACCATTATTTTTCAAGATCATCTGTAa
- the LOC123196997 gene encoding uncharacterized protein LOC123196997 — translation MRSLAPASTVHMKYWREYDRWPISYAYPKEPKYTLFFICRNCKNVSLKWDSLETLRIDSCMALKTFPATFQRAEKLIAIYCTLNLWNQVDWLDVTDVTKNRFQNLYKHMRPWICGWVLAVRYGKSVIFQ, via the exons ATGAGAAGCTTAGCCCCCGCTTCTACGGTCCATATGAAATATTGGAGAGAATATGACAGGTGGCCTATAAGCTACGCCTACCCGAAGGAGCCAAAATACACCCTGTTTTTCATTTGTCGCAACTGCAAAAATGTGTCATTGAAATGGGATTCATTGGAGACATTGAGGATTGATTCATGTATGGCACTAAAAACTTTCCCAGCTACTTTCCAAAGGGCTGAGAAATTGATAGCAATCTATTGCACTCTAAATCTGTGGAATCAGGTGGATTGGCTAGATGTTACGGATGTTACAAAAAATCGATTTCAGAATCTGTATAAACACATGAG GCCCTGGATTTGTGGCTGGGTGTTAGCGGTTCGCTACGGGAAAAGTGTGATTTTCCAATGA
- the LOC123195674 gene encoding probable disease resistance protein At1g15890: MNRLHQAMKGSKMFEFLFLIVVGRKRDGRYIQQELLKRLQIKPKKFSDEERKSIIHEQLKNRSYLLLLDEVFSKIDLEQIGINDEHKGKIVFASRYLDVCEQADEQIEVKRLSDMDAQNMFWEKVGMHLKDNPHIKREAELIIKFCSGNPHLIKLIGNHLATKARVPATSGTDLAIWRNTLHELRSPTGEPKQDLEEVYKSLKLEVDRLQPDEKSCFLYLAIFPAGHELHRDYIIECWRAEQFLKRFEKLGEAHDRGNVIL; the protein is encoded by the coding sequence ATGAATCGTCTCCACCAAGCAATGAAGGGAtctaaaatgtttgaatttcttttcttgataGTTGTAGGCAGAAAAAGAGATGGAAGATACATACAACAAGAACTACTAAAGCGCTTACAAATCAAACCGAAAAAGTTCAGtgatgaagaaagaaagagcaTTATTCATGAACAGCTGAAGAACAGGAGCTATTTATTGTTACTTGATGAAGTATTTTCCAAGATTGATTTGGAACAAATTGGCATTAATGATGAACATAAAGGAAAGATTGTCTTTGCCTCCAGGTATTTAGATGTTTGTGAGCAGGCAGATGAACAAATTGAAGTAAAGAGATTGTCAGACATGGATGCACAAAATATGTTTTGGGAGAAAGTGGGCATGCATTTGAAGGATAATCCACACATCAAGAGAGAGGCAGAATTGATTATCAAGTTCTGCAGTGGCAATCCACACTTGATAAAGTTGATAGGAAACCACCTGGCAACTAAAGCGAGAGTTCCTGCAACAAGTGGGACAGATCTTGCAATATGGCGGAACACATTGCATGAATTAAGATCACCAACTGGGGAACCAAAACAAGATTTGGAAGAAGTTTACAAGTCCCTTAAACTTGAAGTCGACAGGCTACAACCAGATGAGAAGTCTTGCTTTTTATATTTGGCTATATTTCCAGCTGGTCATGAACTTCATCGGGATTACATAATTGAGTGTTGGAGAGCAGAACAGTTTTTGAAGCGCTTCGAAAAGCTTGGGGAGGCACATGATCGTGGGAAtgttatattatga